ATGAACCTCGATCACCGCTCGGCGGCGGTCAACACGGAAGTGGGCCTCGTGATCGACAGCCCCGAACTCGTGGGCGACTACAACAAGCTCATGAACAGCCAGCGCATCAACCTGGGCTACCGGTTGCGTCTTGCACCCAACGGCCGGCGCGTGCAATGGCTCGAATACGACGATGCCGGCGGCGACATCGTCCACGAGGACGAGCCCGGCGAATTCCTCTGGCTGCGCTTCAAGAACTGGCTGCTGCTGCCCATCGTGGGCGAAGAACTGCTGTAGCCGTTTCTCGCGCGATCCGTCGCGTGCGTTCTTTCCCGCGGCCGCGTCATACGGCTTGCACATTGCCCCTCTAGATTGCGGCGTCCCACGCCACAACAAACAGAGAGGGATTCCCAGATGCACGCCAAGCCTTCCATGCGCTCCATGTCGCGAGCCCCGTCCGACTGGCGGTGGCTGGCCGCATTGGCTTGTGCCGCCGTCCTGCTGCAGGGCTGCAACGGCGGCAGCAGCGGCAGCCCGTCGATCGTTCTTTCCCCGCCCGCCACGGGCACCACGCCCCCGCCGCCCGCTCCGGCGCCGGAGGCCGATGCCGCCACCGCCGATGCCAACCTGCAGGCCACCTGGGTCGAGATCGGCGACAGCAACCAGGCGATCGCGCGCGCCATCACCAGCTACAAGGCCGCCGAGTCCGCCACGGCGGCCGACGCCAACGCCGTGTGCCCGCAGATCACGGTGGACGGCAAGCCGGCGCGCATGACCCTGCGCATCGGCGCCGGCACGATGCCGCTGCGCACCACCGCCAGCGATCCGGCGGATTCGAAACCCTCCGACTTTCCCGTATCGGCCTGCGAGACCGTGCTGCCCGCCGATGCGAAGCAGGCCGCCATCGGCAGCCGCACGCTGCCGCTGCCCAAGGCCGAACCCAAACGCGTGCTGGTGCTGGCCGATACCGGCTGCCGCCTGAAGAAGGCCGACAAGGCCTACCAGCCGTGCAACGACAGCACCGTGTGGCCGTTCGCACCGCTCGCCGCCACCGGAGCGGGCTTCGACCCCGACCTGGTGCTGCACATCGGCGACTACCACTACCGCGAGAACGAGTGCCCTGGTGACATCGCCGGCTGCAAGGACAGCCCGTGGGGCTATGGCTGGGACACCTGGCAGGCCGACTTCTTCAAGCCCGCCGCGCCGCTGCTGGCCAAGGCGCCTTGGATCCTGGTGCGCGGCAACCACGAGGAATGCGCGCGCGGCGGCCAGGGCTGGGCCCGCTTCCTCGATCCGCGCCCGTATGCCGACAAGCGCTCGTGCAACGACCCGGCCAACGACAGCAGCGGCAACTACGCCGAGCCGTATGCGGTCGCGCTGGGCACCGGCTCGCAGATCATCGTGTTCGACTCGGCCAAGGCCGGCAAGGCGGCGCTGAAGACGGACGACCCGCAGTTCATCGCCTACCAGAAGCAGTTCCAGACCGTCGCGACGCTGGCCGCCAAGCCCGGCATCACGACCACCATGTTCACCAACCACCACCCGATCCTGGCGTTCGCGCCGATCGCGGGCTCGACACCCGCGTCGGGCAACCCGGCGCTGCAGTCGGTGATGACCAGCCTGAACGCCAAGGCCTACTACCCGAGCGGCGTGCACATCGCGCTGCACGGCCATGTGCACGACTTCCAGGCGGTGAACTTCGCCACCGACCATCCCGCCACGCTGGTGACGGGCAACGGCGGGGACAACCTGGACGTGGCGCTGCCCGATCCGCTGCCGCCCGGCACCACGCCTGCGCCGGGCGTGACGGTCGACCGCATCACGCACCACAGCAGCTTCGGCTTCATGCTGATGGAGCGCAAGGCGGCGCCCGACGTGGGCTGGACCTTCAAGGCCTACACGGTGGCCGGCAAGCTGCTCGCCACCTGCGCGCAGACCGGCCGGACGCTGGCGTGCGACAAGACGGGCTTCCTCACGCCGTGACGCGCAGCGCGGCGCGCCGGCGGGGCCTCTTCGGCGGCGGCCTCATGCTGGCGGCCGCCTGCCTCGGGTGGCTGGGCGGCAGCGCGGGCGCTGCCTCGGGCATGGCCGAGATCAACCCGGGCGCCGCGCCGAGCGTGGTGATCGATCGCATCGGCGCCACGCCGAAGATCGCCGCGCGCATCGACCCCACCGCCGCCACGTTCAGGCCCGACCCGGCGCTGGCCGCGCTGGGCAAGCGCATCTTCTTCGACACGCGCCTGTCGCAGCCGCAGGGCACCTCGTGCGCGAGCTGCCACGATCCGCTGCGCGCCTTCACCTCGACGCTGAACGCGCCCTCGCTGGCCGGGCCGCGCACGCCGCAGGGCAGTCGCGCGGGCCGCTTCAGCGCGCGCACCGCGCCGTCGCTGCTGTACGTGCGCTACGTGCCGCGGCGGCATTTCTATCAAGACGACGATGCGCCTTTCGCCTCGCCCTTCGGCGGCCTGTTCGCCGACGGCCGCGCCGACACGCTGGCCGAGCAGGTGCGCGGGCCGCTGTTCGACGCCGACGAGATGAACAACCCGTCGCCGCAAAGCCTCTTGCGCAAGCTGCGCGGCACCGACCTCGCGCCGGCGATGACACTGGCCTTCGGGCCGCGCGTGCTGCGCGATCCCGAGCAGGCGGTGAAGGGCATCGGCCAGGCGCTGCAGGCGTACCTGCAAAGCGATGAGATGGCGCCCTTCAGTTCGCGCTTCGACGACTACCTGCGCCACCGCACGCCGCTGAGCCCGCAGGAGACGCGGGGCCTCGCGCTCTTCAAGAACCCGGACAAGGGCAACTGCATGTCGTGCCACACGCTGTCCGACACCGCGAGCCGGCCCGAGCGCTCGCTGTTCACCGATTTCGGCTACGACGCCATCGCCGTGCCGCGCAATCCGCAGCTGGCGGCCAACCGCAACCCGCGCCGTTTCGACAATGGCCTGTGCCGCACCGCCGCGCAACTGCGCTGGCCGGAGCCCGACCAGTGGTGCGGCTACTTCCGCACGCCGGGGTTGCGCAACGTGGCCGTGCGCCAGAGCTTCATGCACAACGGCGTGTTCTCCACGCTGCGCGAGGCGGTCGCGTTCTACGCCACGCGCTCGACCGATCCGGCGAAGTGGTACCACGGCAAGCCGACTTTCGACGACGTGCCGGCCGCCTACCGCGGCAACATCAACGTCAACTCCACGCCGATGAACCGGCGCCCCGGCACCACGCCGGCGCTGACCGACGAAGAGATCGACGAGATCAGCGCCTTCCTCGGCACCCTGACCGACGCGCGCTATGTGGCGGCGATGCCGAAGCCGGCGGTGAAGTAGTCGCCAACGTCATCGCCCTGAGTGATCGGTGCGTTACATTTCTGAGTGAAATGTGTACTTTTGTCACCGAATTGGGGAGACCTCGACCATGACCGTTCCCGAGCAGCGCGTGTTCCTCGCGCCGCCCACCACCAGCCGTCGCCGTGTGCTGACCGGTCTGGCCGCAACCGCCGCCGCGGGCCTGGGCATGCCGGCCTTCGCGCAGGGCAAGCCGATCCGCATCGGGACCACCTTCGACAACAGCAGCGTCGAGAAGGCCAACGGACAGGGGCTCTTCCAGGGTTCGAGCGCGTTCTTCAATGCGCTGAACAAGTCGGGCGGCATCAACGGCACCAAGGTCGACCTGGTCATGGCCGACGACACCTTCAAGCCCGAAGTGGCCAAGGCCAACGCGCTGGCCTTCGAGAAGGACAGCTCGGTGCTCGCGCTGCTGCACCCGCTGGGCACGCGCCAGACCTCCGAAGTGATGGACGCCGTGCCCGGCATGGCCGTGGTCGGCCCGATCACCGGCACCGTCGCGCTGCGCAAGAAGACCGCGCCCAACACCTTCTGGGTGCGCGTGAACTACGACCAGGAAGTCGAGAAGCTGGTGACCACGGCGGCCGTGCTGGGCCAGACCCGCATCGGCCTCGTGCATTCGAATGATCCGCTGGGCCAGTCGGTGCTGGCGGCGTTCAAGGCCGCGCTGGCCAAGGCGAAGCTGGAGCCCGCGGTCATCGCGACCACGCCCAACACGACGAGCATGGAAGTCGGCCCCGCGGCCGAAGCCATCGCCAAGGCCAAGCCGCAGGTCATCATCATCGGCCTGGCCGGCACGGCGCCGGTCTTCATGAAGGCGCTGCGCGATGCCGGAGGCAACAGCTCGGCCTACGGCCTGTCGATCACGGCCAGCGCGCTGGCCGCGATGGGCGACCTCGCACGGGGCCTGGGCTTCGTGATCGTGGTGCCCTCGCCGTACTCGACCAAGTTCGAGATCGTGCGCCGTTACCAGGCCGACATGGTGGCCAACGGCACCAAGGATTTCTCGCTCACGAGCCTGGAGGGCTACATCAACGCCGCCGTGCTCGCCGAGGGCCTGCGCCGCGCCGGCAATGCGCCTACGCGTGCCTCGGTGATGGCGGGCATGGCCAGCATCGAGAACTTCGACCTGGGCGGGCTGAAGATCAACTACGGCCGCACGAACCGCGAAGGCGGGCATTTCGTGGACGTGGCGGTGATCGGCAGCCGCGGGCAGATGCTGAGCTGACCTGCGCGGTAGCGTCCACCGGTACTTCGGTGGACGCCGGGTCGTTTCCGGGAGGCGCGACCTTACAGTGCGCGCATGGTCCTCGACTTCTGCATCTCCTTCGGCCTGGCCGCACCTGTGGTGCTGAGCGTCGTCCTTTACCAGGTCGTCCACCGGGCCGTGGCGCAAGGGCGCATGGGTCCGCTGGCTGCCAGCCTCGCCTACGGCCTGTGCGTGGCGGCCCTGCCGCTGGCCGTGTGGTGGGGCGTCCACGCCCTCGCGGAGTTCTACATCGTCGGCGAGGGCACCTCGTTCTTGAAGTCGGTACTGCAGATCGGGCTGGCCTTCCTCATGTATGCCTACCTCTGCATCTCGTGGGCCCTGAGCGTCGTGGCCGCGTGCCTTGCCGCATGGCGGTTCACGGTCTGCGCGAAGCGCTTGAAGCAGGAAGCCCTGGCCTGACGCCGGCCCCGCAGTTCAACCCGCCACGTCCTCGGCAATCCCCACGCCGAGCAGTCCTTCGAGCAGCCCCTTGTCGGCCGCGAGCCCCGCGCTCGGACCGGCATGCACCACGGTGCCGCGCTCCAGCACGATGGCCTGGTGCGTCATCTCCAGGGCGAGCACCGGGTGCTGCTCGACCACGATCGACGCCAGGCCTTCCGATTCGCAGAGGCGCCGGATCGCTGCGGACAGCTCCTCCACGATGATCGGCGCGAGGCCTTCCATCGGCTCGTCGAGCAGCAGCAGCTTGGGGTTGGTCATCAGCGCGCGGCCGATGGCCAGCATCTGCTGCTCGCCGCCCGAGAGCTGGTTGCCGTAGTTGCCGCGGCGCTCCCGCAGGCGCGGAAAGAAGTCGTAGACGCGCTTGAGGTTCCAGCCGCCCAGTCGCGCGATCACCGTGAGGTTTTCTTCCACGGTGAGCGAGGGAAACACCTCGCGCTCCTGCGGCACCCAGCCCAGGCCCGCGCGCACGCGCTGGTGCGAGGGCCAGCGCGTGATGTCCGCACCCTGCCAGCGGATCGCGCCCTGCATCACGCGGGTGTTGCCCATCAGCGTTTCGAGCAGCGTGGTCTTGCCCACGCCGTTGCGCCCGAGGATGGCGAGGCTCTCGCCCTGCTGCAACGAGAAGTCGAGACGGTCGAGCACCACGGCGTTGCCGTAGCCGGCGGTGACGTGGTCGAAGGCGAGGGCTTCAGGCATGGTGGTGGGAGCTTCCAAGGTAGACCTCGCGCACGCGCGGATCGGCGCCGATTTCGGCGGGCGTGCCTTCGGTGAGGATGCGGCCGCCCACCAGCACCGAGATGCGGCGGGAGAAGCGGAACACGAGCTTCATGTCGTGCTCGATGAAGAGCACGCTGATGTCGTCGGGCAGCGCCGCGATGGCTTCGAAGAGCTCGCCGCTTTCGCCTTCGGGCACGCCGGCCGCGGGTTCGTCGAGCAAAAGGATGCGGGGCTTGGCCGCGAGTGCGAGCGCGATCTCCAGCAGCCGCTGCTTGCCGTAGGCCAGCTCCGAGACCGGCACGTCCGCGAGGCTGTCGAGCTTCAGCGTGCCGAGCAGCGCATGCGCCTCGTCGAACACCGCCGTGCAGCCCCTGAGCGGCCGCCACCAGGTCGCGCCCAGCCCTTCGCGCTCGCTGATCGCCAGCACCACCGACAGGAGCGGCGTGAGGCTGGGGAACAGCGTGTTGATCTGGAAGGTGCGCGCGAGCCCCATGCGGGCGCGCTTGTCGCCCGAGAGGCGCGTGATGTCGCGATCGCCCATGTGGATCGAGCCGCTCGTGGGCTTGAACACGCCGGTGAGCAGGTTGATGAGCGTGGTCTTGCCCGCGCCGTTGGGGCCGATCAGCGCCTGCCGCGCGCCGGACTCGAGCGAGAGGTTCACCTCGCTCACCGCCTGGAAGGCGCCGAAGCGGATGCCCAGGTCGCGGGTGCGCAGGGTGTGCGTCGTCGTGGAGCTCATCGCGCCTTCCCCGTCCGCACGAAGCGCGAGAGCGCCCCCATGATCCCGCCGCGTCCCAGCATGACCGCCGCGATCAGGAAGATGCCGAGCCAGAACATCCAGTACTGCGGGTTCATGTCCGCGAACCCGTCGTGCACCAGCATGTAGACGATGGCGCCGATCATCCCGCCGTACAGGCGGCCGGTGCCGCCGAGCACCAGGATGATCAGCACCTCGGCCGAGCGGTTGAAGCCGATCGATTCGATGCCGACGAACTGCGTGGTCTGCGCGAGCAGCGCGCCCGCCACACCGGCCGCCGCGGCGGAGAAGGCGTAGGCCATGCGCAGGCGCGCCTCCACCGGCGAGCCGATGGCCGTCATGCGCTTGCGGCTGTCGTGGATGCCGCGCAGCGTCAGCCCGAACGGCGAGCGCAGCACCAGCCGCACCACGAGGAACATCGCGAGCACCACGCCGAAGGCATAGCAGAAGGCGGTCTTGCCGTAGAGGTCGAAATCGAAGAGGCCGAGCACCGGCGCGATGACCACGCCCTGCAGCCCGTCGGTGCCGCCGGTGATGCCCGAGAGCCGGTTGGCCAGTTCGTACAGCAGCACGCACACGCCGATGGTGATCATCAGCCGCGTGAGGTCGGCGCCGCGCACCACGAGGTAGCTCAGCACATAGCCGAGCAGGCCGCTCACGACCAGCGCGAACGCGAGGCCGGTGAAGGGCTCGCTCCAGCCGTACTTGGCGAGCAGCCCGGCCGCGTACGCGCCCGCGCCGAAGAAGGCCGCATGCCCGACGGTGAGGATGCCCGCGTAGCCGAGCGCCATGTCGAGCGACACGGCGAACAGCCCGAAGATCATGATCTGGCTCATCAGCGTGAGCTTGTCGGGCAAGAGGAAGAAGCTGGAGGCGAGCGCAAGCCAGAAGGCGACTTCGGCGATGCGCAGCTGCGCGGGAGAAACGGTGAAGGCTTTCATGCGAGCCCCTTCTTCGCAACGATGCCGTTGGGCCGCACCAGCAGCATGACGATCATGAAGACGTAGATGAGAAAGGCGCCCGCTTCAGGCCAGTAGTACTTGCCCGCCACGTCGACGATGCCGACCAGCAGCGCCGCGATGAAGGGCCCGGTAACGGTACCGGCACCGCCCACGCACACCACCATCAGGAAATAGACGAGGTACTTGAGCGGGAACGACGGCTCCAGCCCCAGCATGCCCAGGCTCAGTGCGCCGCCCAGGCCCGCGAGGCCGCAGCCCAGCGAGAAGGTCAAAAAGAAAAGGCGCTGCACATGGATGCCGGTGCCGCCTGCCACGCGCTGGTTGTCGACCGCCGCACGCACCATGGCGCCGTAGCGCGTCTTCCCCAGCACCAGCAGCAGGGCAGCCAGCACGGCCACGCCGCAGACGATCAGGAAGAGCCGGTAGCGGCCCACTTCGAGCCCGCCGATGGCCACCTGCCCGTCGAGCACCGGCGGCAGCGTGAACGGCTGCATCGTCGGCCCGAAGAAATAGGTGAATGCCGCGATCGACACGAACACCACGCCGATCGACAGCAGCACCTGGTCCAGCGGATGCGCGCGGTACAGCCGCCGGTAGAACACGAACTCCAGCACCGCGCCCACCAGCGCCGCGGATACGAAGGCCGCCGCGAGCGAGAGCCCGAAGCCGAGCCCCCAGTGGTTCATCAGCAGGCTCGCCGCATAGCCGCCCACCATCGCGAAACTGCCGTGCGCGAGGTTGACGAAATTCATCAACCCCATCGTGATGGACAGGCCCACGCCGATGAGGAACAGGAGCATGCCGTAGGCCACCCCGTCGAAGATCACGATGCCCATGGGCCTCCTGTTGCTGGCTGCGCTGCTTGCTGGCGTGCGGGTGGGCTTAGTTCGAGCTTTCCTTGGCCGGGTCCTTCACGCGCTCGAACTTGTCGAACTCCACGTTCACCAGCTGGCCGTTCACGCGCTCGGTCTTGCGGATGTAGACGGTCTGCACGATGTCGCGGGTGAGCGGGTCCACCTCGATCGGGCCGCGCGGGCTCTCGAAGCGCAGGCCGCGCAGCGCGTCCATGAACTTGTCGCCGCTGGCGTCGCCCTTGGTCTTCTGCAGCGTGAGGTCGATCGCGGCCATGGCGTCGTAGGCGGTCACGGCGAAGTAGCTGGGGCGCAGCTTGGTGCCGTTGTCGGCGGCGAAGTCGCGCGCGAACTTCTGGTTCTTCGGCGAGTTGTGCGCAAACGAGTAGTGGTGACTGGTGACGAGGCCCAGCGCCACGTCGCCGGTGGCGTCCAGGTAGCTGTCGTCGGTGGCTTCGCCGGTGGCGTAGAGCTTGATGCCGGCCTGTTCCATGCCGCGCTCCTTCCACACCTTGAGGAAGGCCGGCGGCATCACGCCCGAGGGGAAGAAGAAGAACACGGCCTGGGGCTTGGCGTCCTTGATGCGCTGCACGTAGGCCGAGAAGTCGGGGTTGTTCATCGGCGTGCGCACCTCGCCCGAGACCTTGCCGCCGCCGGTGGTGAAGGTTTTCTTGAAGGCGGTTTCGGCATCGACGCCCGAGGCGTAGTCGGCGACCACGGTGTAGGCGTCCTTGATGCCCTCCCTGAGCATGAAGCGCGCCATCGGGTCGGTGACCTGCTGCACGGTGAACGAGAGGCGCGCCACGTAGGGCGAGCTGCTGGTGATGGCCGAGGAGGCCGCGTTCATCACGATGGTCGGGATCTTGGCCTGTGTGGCGATGGCGCCCACGGCATACGCGTTGGGGCTGAAATCCAGGCCGGTGAGGATGCTCACCTTGTCGCGCACGACGAGTTCCTGCGCGATGCGCTTGGCGGCATCGGGCGCGGGGCCGGCGGTGTCTTTCTTGATGATCTCGACGGTGCGCCCGCCCACCTTGCCGCCGTGCTCCTTGAGGTAGAGCGCGATGCCGGCGTCGAACTGGCGGCCGTAGTCGGCGTAGGGGCCGGAGTAGGTGGCAATGAGGCCGATGCGCAGCGGCTCGTCGGCAGCATGCGCGGCCACGGTGCCCAGCATGCCGAAGCCGGCGAGCAGGAGGGTCGAGAGAACGGTTCTCTTCGTCATCGTCGTCATGGAAAAACGCCTTTCAGGTGGAATGGATGCGGAGCGGGCGAGTGTGCGTCAGACCTGTGTCTCTGGAACGCGCACCCTCAGGCCATCGAGGGCTGCTGTCACGTTGAGCTGGCAGCTCAGGCGCGAATTGGGTTGCCGCTCGGACGCGACGGCTTCGAGCAGGGCGCTTTCCATGTCGTCGGGCGGCGGCAGCAGGTCGGCGAAGGCGTCGTCCACGTAGACGTGGCAGGTGGCGCAGGAGCAGCAGCCGCCGCATTCGGCGTCGATGCCGCGCACGTTGCCGCGGATGGCGGTCTCCATGACGCTGGCGCCGATCTTGGCGTCGACCGCGCGTGAGGTGCCGTCCTTGAGGATGTAGTGGATCGTGGGCATGGGGAGCAGGGGGTCAGAACATGTCGAAGTACTCGCGGTGTTCCCACTCCGAGACTTCGAGGTTGAAGCGGGCGATTTCCGCTTCCTTGATGTGGCAGAGGTAGTCGATGAAGACCTTGCCCATCTGCGTGTTGAGCATCTCGTCGCGGCGCAGGCAGGCGAGGGCGTCGCCGAGCGAGCGCGGCAGGTGCTCGGCCGGCGTTTCGTACGGCGCATCGGCGGAGGGACCGGGGTCGATGCTGTTGCGGATGCCGTCGAGGCCCGAGAAGAGTTGCGATGCGAGATAGAGGTATGGATTGGCCGTCGGCTCGCCCACGCGGTTCTCGATGCGCGAAGCGCTCTGCCCCACGCCGCCCAGCACGCGCAGCATCGCGCCGCGGTTGTCCCTGGCCCAGATCGCGCGATCGGGCGCGAGCGAGAACGGGCGATAGCGCCGGTAGCCGTTGATCGTGGGGCTCGCGAGGGCGGCCGCGCCGCAGGCGTGCGCCTTCAGGCCGCCGAGGTAGTGCATGCCGATCTCGCTCAGGTCCTGGCCTTGGGCCTCCGGCATGAAGGCGTTCACGCCATCGCTCTTGCGGCGCAGCGACTGGTGCAGGTGCCAACCGCTCGACATCACGTTCGGAATCTTCGGCCGGCACATGAAGCTCGCGTGCAGCCCGTTGCGCTGGCAGATCTGCTTGATCGCGCTGCGCAGCAGCACCATGGTGTCGGCGGGCATCACGCCGGCCGTGGGGCCGAAGGTCAGCTCGAACTGGCTCGGGCCGAATTCGATTTCGAGCGAGCGCAGCGGCAGGCCGAGCGCGATGAGGTTCGAGCGCAGCAGCTCCATCAGCCCGTCGACGCGGTCGTAGCGCAGCTCGGTGAGGTACTGGTGGCCGTGCGAGAGCAGCGACACGCGCGGCGGCTCGCCGGGCTGGCCCGAGTCGGCCAGGCCCATGCGCGCATCCTCGAGCTTGAAGACGTGGAACTCCACCTCCAGGCCGGCGATGAAGTCGAGCCCGAACTCGTCGAGCTGCCGCACCGCGCGCTGCAGGATCTGCCGCGTCGCGAAGGGGCAGGGCTTGCCGTCGGCCATGTAGGCGTCGCACAGGATCCAGCCAGTGCGCGGCGCCCAGGGCAGCACCTTG
This region of Variovorax sp. RKNM96 genomic DNA includes:
- a CDS encoding metallophosphoesterase; this encodes MSRAPSDWRWLAALACAAVLLQGCNGGSSGSPSIVLSPPATGTTPPPPAPAPEADAATADANLQATWVEIGDSNQAIARAITSYKAAESATAADANAVCPQITVDGKPARMTLRIGAGTMPLRTTASDPADSKPSDFPVSACETVLPADAKQAAIGSRTLPLPKAEPKRVLVLADTGCRLKKADKAYQPCNDSTVWPFAPLAATGAGFDPDLVLHIGDYHYRENECPGDIAGCKDSPWGYGWDTWQADFFKPAAPLLAKAPWILVRGNHEECARGGQGWARFLDPRPYADKRSCNDPANDSSGNYAEPYAVALGTGSQIIVFDSAKAGKAALKTDDPQFIAYQKQFQTVATLAAKPGITTTMFTNHHPILAFAPIAGSTPASGNPALQSVMTSLNAKAYYPSGVHIALHGHVHDFQAVNFATDHPATLVTGNGGDNLDVALPDPLPPGTTPAPGVTVDRITHHSSFGFMLMERKAAPDVGWTFKAYTVAGKLLATCAQTGRTLACDKTGFLTP
- a CDS encoding cytochrome c peroxidase, coding for MAEINPGAAPSVVIDRIGATPKIAARIDPTAATFRPDPALAALGKRIFFDTRLSQPQGTSCASCHDPLRAFTSTLNAPSLAGPRTPQGSRAGRFSARTAPSLLYVRYVPRRHFYQDDDAPFASPFGGLFADGRADTLAEQVRGPLFDADEMNNPSPQSLLRKLRGTDLAPAMTLAFGPRVLRDPEQAVKGIGQALQAYLQSDEMAPFSSRFDDYLRHRTPLSPQETRGLALFKNPDKGNCMSCHTLSDTASRPERSLFTDFGYDAIAVPRNPQLAANRNPRRFDNGLCRTAAQLRWPEPDQWCGYFRTPGLRNVAVRQSFMHNGVFSTLREAVAFYATRSTDPAKWYHGKPTFDDVPAAYRGNINVNSTPMNRRPGTTPALTDEEIDEISAFLGTLTDARYVAAMPKPAVK
- a CDS encoding ABC transporter substrate-binding protein, producing MTVPEQRVFLAPPTTSRRRVLTGLAATAAAGLGMPAFAQGKPIRIGTTFDNSSVEKANGQGLFQGSSAFFNALNKSGGINGTKVDLVMADDTFKPEVAKANALAFEKDSSVLALLHPLGTRQTSEVMDAVPGMAVVGPITGTVALRKKTAPNTFWVRVNYDQEVEKLVTTAAVLGQTRIGLVHSNDPLGQSVLAAFKAALAKAKLEPAVIATTPNTTSMEVGPAAEAIAKAKPQVIIIGLAGTAPVFMKALRDAGGNSSAYGLSITASALAAMGDLARGLGFVIVVPSPYSTKFEIVRRYQADMVANGTKDFSLTSLEGYINAAVLAEGLRRAGNAPTRASVMAGMASIENFDLGGLKINYGRTNREGGHFVDVAVIGSRGQMLS
- a CDS encoding ABC transporter ATP-binding protein — encoded protein: MPEALAFDHVTAGYGNAVVLDRLDFSLQQGESLAILGRNGVGKTTLLETLMGNTRVMQGAIRWQGADITRWPSHQRVRAGLGWVPQEREVFPSLTVEENLTVIARLGGWNLKRVYDFFPRLRERRGNYGNQLSGGEQQMLAIGRALMTNPKLLLLDEPMEGLAPIIVEELSAAIRRLCESEGLASIVVEQHPVLALEMTHQAIVLERGTVVHAGPSAGLAADKGLLEGLLGVGIAEDVAG
- a CDS encoding ABC transporter ATP-binding protein, with translation MSSTTTHTLRTRDLGIRFGAFQAVSEVNLSLESGARQALIGPNGAGKTTLINLLTGVFKPTSGSIHMGDRDITRLSGDKRARMGLARTFQINTLFPSLTPLLSVVLAISEREGLGATWWRPLRGCTAVFDEAHALLGTLKLDSLADVPVSELAYGKQRLLEIALALAAKPRILLLDEPAAGVPEGESGELFEAIAALPDDISVLFIEHDMKLVFRFSRRISVLVGGRILTEGTPAEIGADPRVREVYLGSSHHHA
- a CDS encoding branched-chain amino acid ABC transporter permease codes for the protein MKAFTVSPAQLRIAEVAFWLALASSFFLLPDKLTLMSQIMIFGLFAVSLDMALGYAGILTVGHAAFFGAGAYAAGLLAKYGWSEPFTGLAFALVVSGLLGYVLSYLVVRGADLTRLMITIGVCVLLYELANRLSGITGGTDGLQGVVIAPVLGLFDFDLYGKTAFCYAFGVVLAMFLVVRLVLRSPFGLTLRGIHDSRKRMTAIGSPVEARLRMAYAFSAAAAGVAGALLAQTTQFVGIESIGFNRSAEVLIILVLGGTGRLYGGMIGAIVYMLVHDGFADMNPQYWMFWLGIFLIAAVMLGRGGIMGALSRFVRTGKAR
- a CDS encoding branched-chain amino acid ABC transporter permease; this translates as MGIVIFDGVAYGMLLFLIGVGLSITMGLMNFVNLAHGSFAMVGGYAASLLMNHWGLGFGLSLAAAFVSAALVGAVLEFVFYRRLYRAHPLDQVLLSIGVVFVSIAAFTYFFGPTMQPFTLPPVLDGQVAIGGLEVGRYRLFLIVCGVAVLAALLLVLGKTRYGAMVRAAVDNQRVAGGTGIHVQRLFFLTFSLGCGLAGLGGALSLGMLGLEPSFPLKYLVYFLMVVCVGGAGTVTGPFIAALLVGIVDVAGKYYWPEAGAFLIYVFMIVMLLVRPNGIVAKKGLA
- a CDS encoding ABC transporter substrate-binding protein, whose amino-acid sequence is MTTMTKRTVLSTLLLAGFGMLGTVAAHAADEPLRIGLIATYSGPYADYGRQFDAGIALYLKEHGGKVGGRTVEIIKKDTAGPAPDAAKRIAQELVVRDKVSILTGLDFSPNAYAVGAIATQAKIPTIVMNAASSAITSSSPYVARLSFTVQQVTDPMARFMLREGIKDAYTVVADYASGVDAETAFKKTFTTGGGKVSGEVRTPMNNPDFSAYVQRIKDAKPQAVFFFFPSGVMPPAFLKVWKERGMEQAGIKLYATGEATDDSYLDATGDVALGLVTSHHYSFAHNSPKNQKFARDFAADNGTKLRPSYFAVTAYDAMAAIDLTLQKTKGDASGDKFMDALRGLRFESPRGPIEVDPLTRDIVQTVYIRKTERVNGQLVNVEFDKFERVKDPAKESSN
- a CDS encoding 2Fe-2S iron-sulfur cluster-binding protein yields the protein MPTIHYILKDGTSRAVDAKIGASVMETAIRGNVRGIDAECGGCCSCATCHVYVDDAFADLLPPPDDMESALLEAVASERQPNSRLSCQLNVTAALDGLRVRVPETQV
- a CDS encoding glutamine synthetase family protein, which encodes MSSSNTNTFVDRFGLWSDDQHAQARELVRRIDSGEVDLVRFAWPDQHGILRGKTLVATEARSALWEGVNLTSTLLAKDTSHKTVFPVFTTNGGFAIEGLQGGADFTIVADPATFKVLPWAPRTGWILCDAYMADGKPCPFATRQILQRAVRQLDEFGLDFIAGLEVEFHVFKLEDARMGLADSGQPGEPPRVSLLSHGHQYLTELRYDRVDGLMELLRSNLIALGLPLRSLEIEFGPSQFELTFGPTAGVMPADTMVLLRSAIKQICQRNGLHASFMCRPKIPNVMSSGWHLHQSLRRKSDGVNAFMPEAQGQDLSEIGMHYLGGLKAHACGAAALASPTINGYRRYRPFSLAPDRAIWARDNRGAMLRVLGGVGQSASRIENRVGEPTANPYLYLASQLFSGLDGIRNSIDPGPSADAPYETPAEHLPRSLGDALACLRRDEMLNTQMGKVFIDYLCHIKEAEIARFNLEVSEWEHREYFDMF